A section of the Candidatus Hydrogenedens sp. genome encodes:
- a CDS encoding VCBS repeat-containing protein, with product MHKIFFLQHYFWLLFTVLPFFIGCDGTENPDPNVSVRFFHSIYQYPTGGISHFLTYGDFNQDGAPDIAVTNYNTDKVAVLLRNSEKGNFRLHVDYAVGKGPGMVKAEDIDGDGYGDLGVVNQNEDTISLLYGKGDGTFEPSQAIALKAGAKPLALVFSDINRDGLADILVAASGTGEIGYLLNAGNRTWSECQYIPCGSSPRWLLSIDLDKNGEVDLVVSNRDSNNISVLLSQTNSPFSTKLDYAVGTYPRGIETMDINADTYPDLIVANAGSGNYSLFINDTHGGFTLTNTLQSQAFPMKILIEDLNEDGYLDILGLLYGELTLSTGELANGPFAAAEIFYGSQGGNFTYQKMINLGVGAIDIDKVDLNADTKKDLIFTLSGLNRVGVIYGDGKAFSRMETRPLLDGDIGTMTFGDYNGDSVNEIIICSNRSAYFKVFQVNTDLSLTEKGKWDVSGVIQSIVSTPIDNNNNSVDLVFCEREVMGVTVYLNNGQGVFQKKGTYSIKDPTFSHLPYPSSVAVGDVNNDGNKDIVTANPGADTVSVLLGDGTGAFGSAKETIVGDYPMAVKLADVNHDGKLDLLFVSSKDPNDADDQSPSRFVCWFGHGDGTFDKSTQKRYATNGNPRGLLMVDLDRDGDLEAVTIHPTGQTVVVFGAKPDGSFVSTGSIKIGKNPKSVFSWDIDNNGFPDLISINGDSTISVV from the coding sequence ATGCATAAAATCTTTTTTTTGCAACATTATTTCTGGTTGCTTTTCACGGTTCTTCCTTTCTTTATTGGATGCGATGGAACGGAAAATCCTGACCCGAATGTTTCCGTTCGTTTTTTCCATTCAATTTATCAATATCCTACCGGGGGTATCAGTCATTTTTTAACCTACGGGGATTTTAATCAAGATGGAGCACCCGATATTGCGGTTACCAATTATAATACGGATAAAGTAGCCGTTTTGTTACGCAATTCTGAGAAGGGAAATTTCCGTTTGCATGTAGATTATGCTGTGGGAAAAGGTCCGGGGATGGTAAAAGCGGAGGACATAGATGGTGATGGATATGGGGATTTAGGAGTGGTAAATCAAAACGAGGATACGATTTCCCTTCTTTATGGGAAGGGAGATGGAACTTTTGAGCCGTCGCAAGCAATTGCTTTAAAAGCAGGGGCAAAGCCGTTGGCTCTGGTGTTTTCGGATATTAATAGAGATGGACTTGCTGATATTCTTGTGGCGGCATCAGGAACAGGGGAGATTGGTTATCTTCTAAATGCGGGAAACAGGACTTGGAGTGAGTGCCAATATATTCCATGCGGTAGTAGTCCTCGATGGCTATTATCTATTGACTTAGATAAAAATGGAGAAGTGGATTTGGTCGTTTCTAATCGGGATTCTAATAATATTTCTGTATTATTAAGTCAGACCAATAGTCCTTTTTCAACAAAGTTAGATTATGCCGTTGGTACTTATCCCCGAGGTATAGAAACGATGGATATTAACGCAGATACTTATCCAGATTTAATCGTTGCAAATGCAGGGAGTGGAAATTACTCCTTATTCATCAATGATACCCATGGAGGTTTTACCTTAACAAATACTTTACAATCACAGGCATTTCCGATGAAGATTTTAATAGAAGACCTGAATGAAGATGGGTATTTAGATATACTTGGATTGTTATACGGGGAATTGACATTAAGCACGGGGGAACTTGCTAACGGACCTTTTGCAGCTGCAGAGATTTTTTATGGTTCACAAGGAGGAAATTTTACATATCAAAAAATGATAAATTTAGGTGTTGGTGCTATTGATATAGATAAAGTAGATTTGAATGCAGATACTAAAAAAGATTTGATATTTACTCTTTCGGGATTAAATCGTGTAGGTGTAATCTATGGAGATGGAAAGGCGTTTAGCAGGATGGAAACGCGGCCTCTATTGGATGGAGATATAGGGACAATGACTTTTGGCGATTATAATGGGGATTCTGTAAATGAAATTATTATCTGTTCCAATCGAAGTGCCTATTTTAAGGTTTTTCAGGTTAACACAGACCTTTCTTTAACAGAGAAAGGGAAATGGGATGTTTCGGGTGTTATTCAGTCTATTGTATCTACTCCGATTGATAATAACAATAATTCCGTAGACCTTGTTTTTTGTGAAAGAGAGGTAATGGGTGTAACCGTTTATTTGAATAATGGTCAAGGGGTTTTTCAAAAAAAAGGAACTTATTCTATTAAAGATCCTACCTTTTCTCATCTTCCCTATCCATCATCAGTCGCTGTAGGTGATGTGAATAATGATGGGAACAAGGATATTGTTACAGCTAATCCGGGGGCAGATACGGTCTCGGTTCTTTTAGGAGATGGCACAGGTGCTTTTGGTTCCGCTAAAGAAACAATTGTAGGCGATTACCCAATGGCGGTGAAGTTAGCTGATGTAAACCATGATGGTAAGTTAGATTTGTTATTTGTAAGTAGTAAAGACCCGAATGATGCCGATGACCAATCTCCATCCCGTTTTGTATGCTGGTTTGGCCATGGAGATGGAACATTTGATAAAAGCACACAAAAGAGGTATGCAACTAACGGAAATCCGAGGGGGTTATTAATGGTGGATTTAGACCGTGATGGAGATTTGGAGGCGGTTACCATTCATCCTACGGGGCAAACCGTTGTTGTTTTTGGAGCAAAGCCCGATGGAAGTTTTGTAAGCACAGGTTCCATTAAGATAGGTAAAAATCCCAAATCCGTGTTTTCATGGGACATTGATAATAACGGGTTTCCAGACTTAATATCTATTAATGGAGATAGTACTATCTCGGTGGTAT
- a CDS encoding metallophosphoesterase yields the protein MKRISVVSDLHIFCSRSNWEAKLYAVDEAIQSSDIFVFNGDTFDFHWVEEKSNEQVFQKAIDFLKTLAEKYPHCHIHLNLGNHDHRCEFCQLLSQLEKDVPNFSWHPYYLRVGKIVFLHGDASIRKMNHSQLTKYRNRWERKPLQRNYFVNQIYDIAVSMRTHVAISHIYFRHRRTARNLLWYLNELELGTDAGISEVYFGHTHVPLRNFRYKGITFHNTGTAYKGMKLHILRTLVL from the coding sequence ATGAAAAGAATTTCCGTTGTTTCGGATTTACATATATTTTGTTCTCGCTCTAACTGGGAAGCCAAGTTATATGCGGTAGATGAAGCCATACAATCTTCCGATATATTTGTTTTTAATGGAGATACCTTTGATTTCCACTGGGTCGAAGAAAAATCTAACGAACAAGTTTTCCAGAAAGCTATTGATTTCTTAAAAACACTTGCAGAAAAATATCCCCATTGTCATATTCATCTCAATCTGGGAAATCATGACCATCGCTGCGAATTCTGCCAACTATTAAGTCAATTGGAAAAAGATGTCCCTAACTTTTCATGGCATCCCTATTATTTGAGGGTAGGAAAAATTGTCTTTCTTCATGGCGACGCCTCCATTCGCAAAATGAACCATAGCCAGTTGACAAAATATCGAAACCGCTGGGAACGCAAACCCTTGCAAAGAAATTACTTTGTCAATCAAATTTACGATATAGCAGTAAGCATGAGAACCCATGTGGCTATATCTCATATTTATTTTCGACATCGAAGAACTGCTCGAAATTTACTATGGTATTTAAATGAATTGGAACTTGGGACCGACGCAGGTATTAGTGAAGTATATTTTGGACATACACATGTTCCCCTGAGAAATTTTCGCTACAAAGGCATTACATTTCATAATACAGGAACCGCTTATAAAGGAATGAAACTTCATATCCTGCGCACATTAGTTTTATAA
- a CDS encoding flagellar biosynthesis anti-sigma factor FlgM has translation MVRIQSVGGIPEPVPEKPTKVKSDRDSSMKDIRGYGKVDTPKEDEVVISSEAQAAAELSRLIQVSKEQEAVRPEKVEEAKQHLERGDYKKPEIVQKIAERILKILR, from the coding sequence GGTGGGATACCAGAGCCGGTCCCGGAAAAACCGACGAAAGTAAAAAGCGACCGCGATAGCAGTATGAAAGATATACGCGGCTACGGAAAGGTAGATACCCCAAAAGAAGATGAGGTGGTTATCAGTTCCGAAGCACAAGCGGCGGCTGAATTATCGCGGTTGATACAAGTCAGTAAAGAACAGGAAGCGGTTCGCCCTGAAAAAGTAGAGGAAGCAAAACAACATTTGGAACGAGGGGACTATAAGAAACCGGAAATTGTTCAAAAAATAGCAGAGAGAATTTTGAAAATATTAAGATAA